Proteins from a genomic interval of Neovison vison isolate M4711 chromosome 4, ASM_NN_V1, whole genome shotgun sequence:
- the KLF10 gene encoding Krueppel-like factor 10: MLNFGASLQQAAEERMEMISERSKEALFSWNKTTEKSDFEAVEALMSMSCSWKSDFKKYIENRPVTPVSDMSEEENLLPGTPDFHTIPAFCLTPPYSPSDFEPSQVSNLMASAPSTGHFKSFSDAAKPHIAAPFKDEDKSPVSAPKLPKAQATSVIRHTADAQLCNHRSCPVKAASVLNYQDNSFRRRTHVTVEATRKNIPCAAVSPNRSKCERNTAADVDEKASPALYDFSVPSSETVICRPQPAPVSPQQKSVLVSPPAVSTGGVPPMPVICQMVPLPANNPVVTTVVPSTPPSQPPAVCPPVVFMGTQVPKGAVMFVVPQPVVQNPKPPVVSPNGTRLSPIAPAPGFSPSAAKVTPQIDSSRIRSHICSHPGCGKTYFKSSHLKAHMRTHTGEKPFSCSWKGCERRFARSDELSRHRRTHTGEKKFACPMCDRRFMRSDHLTKHARRHLSAKKLPNWQMEVSKLNDIALPPTPAPTQ, translated from the exons ATGCTCAACTTCGGCGCTTCTCTCCAGCAGGCTGCG gaGGAAAGGATGGAAATGATTTCTGAAAGGTCAAAAGAGGCTCTGTTTTCATGGAACAAAACTACAGAAAAGAGTGATTTTGAAGCTGTAGAAGCACTTATGTCAATGAGCTGCAGTTGGAAGTctgattttaagaaatacattgaaAACAGACCTGTTACTCCAGTGTCCGATATGTCCGAGGAAGAGAATCTACTCCCGGGTACACCTGATTTTCATACGATCCCGGCATTT tgttTGACTCCACCTTACAGTCCTTCTGACTTTGAACCCTCTCAAGTGTCGAATTTGATGGCATCAGCGCCATCTACTGGACACTTCAAATCATTCTCAGATGCTGCCAAGCCTCACATTGCTGCACCTTTCAAAGATGAAGATAAGAGCCCAGTATCTGCCCCCAAACTGCCCAAGGCTCAGGCCACGAGTGTGATTCGTCACACAGCTGATGCCCAGCTGTGTAACCACCGATCTTGCCCAGTGAAAGCAGCCAGCGTTCTCAACTATCAGGACAATTCTTTTCGAAGAAGAACCCATGTAACTGTTGAGGCTACAAGAAAAAACATCCCCTGTGCAGCTGTGTCACCGAACAGATCCAAGTGTGAAAGAAACACAGCGGCAGATGTTGATGAGAAAGCAAGTCCTGCACTTTATGACTtttctgtgccttcctcagaAACCGTCATCTGTAGACCTCAGCCAGCCCCTGTGTCCCCACAACAGAAGTCGGTGTTGGTCTCGCCACCTGCAGTGTCAACAGGGGGAGTGCCACCTATGCCAGTCATCTGTCAGATGGTTCCCCTCCCTGCCAACAACCCTGTTGTGACAACAGTCGTTCCTAGCACTCCACCCAGTCAGCCACCAGCTGTCTGCCCACCTGTTGTGTTCATGGGCACTCAGGTGCCCAAAGGCGCTGTCATGTTTGTCGTGCCCCAGCCCGTTGTTCAGAACCCAAAGCCTCCAGTGGTCAGCCCAAATGGCACCAGACTCTCCCCTATTGCCCCTGCTCCGGGGTTTTCCCCTTCCGCAGCAAAAGTCACTCCTCAGATTGACTCCTCCAGGATAAGAAGTCACATCTGCAGCCACCCAGGATGTGGCAAGACGTACTTTAAGAGCTCTCATCTGAAGGCCCACATGAGAACACACACAG GAGAAAAGCCTTTTAGCTGTAGCTGGAAAGGCTGTGAAAGGAGGTTTGCCCGTTCTGATGAACTGTCCAGACACCGGCGAACCCACACGGGCGAAAAGAAATTTGCTTGTCCCATGTGTGACCGGCGGTTCATGAGGAGTGACCATTTGACCAAGCATGCCCGGCGCCATCTGTCAGCCAAGAAGCTACCAAACTGGCAGATGGAAGTGAGCAAGTTAAATGACATTGCCTTACCTccaacccctgcccccacacagtGA